One Bremerella alba genomic window, GACCTTCCATTTCCCTTGCCGAATCGCTCGGTTGTTTGCGAAGTGGAAGTACAGGAACTCGTGCGGCTGACGCGTTTCGCCTGCTAAGATAGGCGTTAGCGAGAGACCTTGCAGCGGCTCGAGCTTTCGCTTGGGCCAGCTGGACGGGTACTCGGTTTTGCCCAGATCGACGCACGTGGCCATGAAATCGATCAGGTGGGCTGGCTGATCGGTGATCGCGCCGGGCTTGGTTTTCAAGCCGGTGGGCCAGTGGGCGATTAGCGGAGACGAGATGCCTCCTTCGTGCTGGTTTTGCTTGTGCAAACGAAACGGCGTATTACCCACATGCGACCAGCCGGTGTCGTAACACCAGTACGATCGCGGGTCCCATGGCTCGTACTCTTGGCCGCGAGTGCGTTCAAACGGACAGGCCCCGTTGTCCGAGCAAATCAGAATGAGCGTGTTGTCGAAGATGCCCTGCTCTTTGAGAAACGCGACCAATTGGCCGGTCGTTTGATCGACCCGGTCGACCATGCCGGCGTAGGCTGCCATGCGGCGGCGTTCCCAGTCTTTTTGATCGTCGGTCAGCGTGTCCCATTCGGGAACGAGTTCTGGCCTGGGAGACAATTCCCACTGTTTGGGAATCAGCCCCATTTCAAGCTGTCGTTCGTACCTGGTCGCGCGAAGTTTATCCCAGCCTTCGCCGTAGCGGTTTTCGTACTTGCGGAAGTCTTCCTCGCGGGCATGCAGTGGGTAATGGGGAGCGTTGTGGGCAACATATAAAAAGAACGGCTTGTCGGGGTTCTCGGCGAGCGACTCGCTGAGGAACGTCTTGGCCCATTTCACGTTGGCGTCGGTGGTATAGAAGTCGTCGTCGAAGTCGTCCCACTTCTCGCCATTGAGACGAAACGATTTGTCTCCTTCAAAGAAGTTGGTCGCCCCGGAAAGGTGCCCGAAGTATTTCTGAAAACCAAAATCGGTTGGCTGTTTGCTGAGATGCCATTTGCCCACCATGGCCGTGGTGTAGCCAGCATCGCCGAGCACCTCGGCAATCGTCACGCCCCGCTTGAGTGACTCGCTGCCGGCTTGGTCGCAGTACAAACCGGTGAGCAGCGATACCCGCGATGAATGGCATTTGCCGGTGTTATAGAAGTTGCGAAAGCGGAGCCCGTCCTTGGCCAAGCGGTCGATGTTGGGCGTTTCGATCTCGCTTCCATAGCAACCGAAATCAGAGAAACCAAGATCGTCGACCATCATAATGATGATATTAGGACGCTCGGCCGCTTGAGCATTGGGAGTGCCCCACCCCAAGCCCACCACCGTTGTCACAACGAACAACGAAATTCGGGCCGCCGCCGCGATCGTCTCGCGCATAGTAATAAGGTCCATTTTGGAATTCCAGAGCGATCAATAAAGAGGGTCAGGCGGGGCTTGTGCCGGTGGGGGGTGTCGTCCGAATGATTCGATTATAGCCACACGACGCCAAACTCGCCAAGAGTTACAGTCAAAGGATAAACGATCAATTGACGAATGGGTTCTAAAGTGGATAATAGTATCCAGAATAAGGTTTCCCCCCAAGGTATCGAGAATCCCCCCTGTCATCCGCTGACACAAATCCAGATGACTCAGCGGCTCGCCGGTGCCGCTTGCTCGGTCGTCTGGGACTTTTGAAACAGGCTTCGATATGAGAATTCACCCGACGTTGATGGTGGCGACGATGGTGTTGGCCGTCTCGCCTGGCATGGCTCAAGAGCATTACGACCAAGAGCCCATCAACTACAGCGCCAAATCGAGCGATAACCCGATTGCCCAGGTGCAGCAGCAACTGGACGAAGGCAGCCAGACGCTAGAGTTTGACCAAGACCACGGCTTTCTCAAGTCGGTGTTGAAGGTCTTGGAAATCTCGCCAGAGTCCCAGGTGCTGGTCTATTCTAAGTCGAGTTTTCAGCTACAGCAAATCTCTCCTCGTCGTCCTCGGGCACTCTATTTCAACGACGACTCGTACGTCGGATGGGTGCAGAATGGAGATGTGCTAGAGGTGATGACGACCGACCCGATCCGTGGCGAAGTGTTCTACACGCTTGAGCAGCAGGCGGAAGAAAAGCCGCAGTTTGTGCGCGATCAGGGGCAGTGCACCGTTTGCCATTCGTCTTCGCGCACACAGCGCGTGCCGGGCGGGTTGGTGCGGTCGATGTTTGTCACCTCGAGTGGCATGCCGCACTACGGTGCCGGGACATTCAACACAGATCAAACGAGTCCCCTTTCAGAGCGTTGGGGCGGATGGTACGTGACTGGAACGCACGGCGAGATGCGGCATATGGGAAACGTGGTCTCGAAAGATCGCTACAAGCCAGAAAGTATCGATCGTGAAGAAGGGGCGAACGTAACCGACCTGAGCGAGCTTTTCGCGGTCGACAAGTACGTGACACCTCATAGCGATATTGTCGCGCTGATGGTTCTCGAACATCAGTTGCAGATGCAGAACTTCCTGGCCCTGGCCAGTCACGAGGCTCGCCGTTCGGCCCATCACGACCAAGTGATGAACGAGGCCTTGGAGCGTCCCGACAACTACGTGAGCGACACCACCACACGCCGCGTTCAAAGCGCCGGCGACAAAGTCGTGCGTCACATGTTGATGGTCGACGAGGCACCGCTGACTGACACCATCGCAGGAACCTCAGGCTTCGCCGCAGAGTTTCAAGCGAAAGGGATCAAGGATTCGCAGGGGCGTTCGCTACGTGATTTGGACTTGAAGACGCGGCTCTTTAAGTATCCGTGTAGCTACCTGATCTATTCGAAGACCTTGGATCAGCTTCCCTTGAACATGCGGACACACATCGCCCAGCGGCTGCGGGAAGTTTTGGCTGGGGAAGACACTAGCGGCGATTTCGATCACCTCACTAGCGTCGACCGCCAGGCAATTTCCGAGATCTTGCAGGAAACCAAGCCTGAATTGTGGAAGCTTGGCAAGTAGCTCTTATCGTTGAGCCAAGTCAAAGGTGAACTCGTTGGGCCCGGTCAAGGTTACATCGACGGGGATTCCTTGCGAGCCGACGGCATAGCGTTTAGGCACAATGTCTTTCGTCGCGTTGGCATCCATTAGCTGGAACTGCACACGATGCTTGCCGGGCACGGCACCTGCGGAATTGGTCGGATAGTAAACCCGAAATTTTCCGTCGGCGTCACTCAGTCCGCGCGAGGCGCCGGCATCGGCCTCGGGCTGGAATAGGACTTGAATGTTCTGAAGCGGTGCTCCGTCCATCGTGACCACACCACTGACTTCGGCCAGATCCGGTCCGTCCGAAGACGAACCGAAACAACCGATGGTGGTTGATGTGATCAGAGCGATCAGCAGCACTAAAAACGATCGATTTAAGTGAGATTGGAAAGGCTTCATCCGTTTGATCCCTGTGCAATTAGTATTCGCCCAAAATTTCGCCGTCACCGATCCGAGTGAGATAACGAAGCGTATCGAGATTGGTGGTCTCGCTCAGGAAGTGAACCGAACCATCTCCGAAGATCGCATTGCATCCGCCGGGGTGATTGCTGCCGGGCGTCCAGGCATAGGGACGAGGATCTGGTGGTGAATGAGCCGTATTAATCCCACGCGACATTTGCAGCCAGAACGTATGCGTGTACGCACCCCAGAACGGACCATACGAGGCGGACTGCTTCTCCATAGGTGTTTCACACATCAGGATCGAACTGCTTAGGCCATCGGTGATGTCGCGAAACTTAGCCGCGCCATTGTCGCCGAACGCCGGCCGCATTGACGATGAATTGCTCGACCCTTGCCAGTACAAACCGGTGCTGTAGTCGTTCCAATCGCTGGCAATAAAACCGTAGCTGGTCCGAGCGTAGTTCTCATTGTGATACCAATCCGTGGTGGCGGTGCCTAGATTGTCGTACGGATCGGAAGGACAGGCAAACAGGTCGATTCGGGCACCCTGTAGCACGGCCATGTTATTGGCTGCGTCGGTTGCATCAGGTGGCGTATCGCCATCGGCCGCCGAGCAAAGCCCCATCGGGAAGCGGAAGTCGAGCTGATCGTGCATCGCGCCTTGTTCTAGAAATGGCAAGATCAACAAGTGCCCCGTGATGTTACGAATGTTGTCCTTCAGTGTGGCTGGATAAGGAGAAGCGTCGCAGCCTTGGCAGGACGGGTTGAGGGTCGCTGGCGGCAGAACCAGATGCGTATCGTGATAGTTGTGCAGTGCCAGCCCAATTTGCTTCAATTGGTTTGTGCATTGCATTCGCCGGGCAGCCTCGCGGGCTTGTTGAACCGCCGGAAGCAGCAGTGCGATTAATACGCCAATTATGGCGATCACGACCAGAAGTTCGACCAGCGTAAATCCTCGCTGAGTCTGAGGTTTGCGTTCCATGTTGCCAATGGTCCTGTACGAATGTGATGAATGAGACGATCAATAACGAGACCAGCACACTTCCCTTCGCCTAATTAAACTGAAGTGAGCAATGAGAAGTAGTGGTTCAACTAGGCACTTGCCATGCCAATGAGAGTTGACTATCGCGTCGAGATATAACGTGGCATCATTGTGTATGTCATAAGTATGGATTTTTTAATGGTTTATCGTAATATCCTCCCGAGTGGACGATTTTGTCCCACCGAAATGAGTGGCATCGAGGTTGCTTCGATTGCAGCACGG contains:
- a CDS encoding carboxypeptidase-like regulatory domain-containing protein — translated: MKPFQSHLNRSFLVLLIALITSTTIGCFGSSSDGPDLAEVSGVVTMDGAPLQNIQVLFQPEADAGASRGLSDADGKFRVYYPTNSAGAVPGKHRVQFQLMDANATKDIVPKRYAVGSQGIPVDVTLTGPNEFTFDLAQR
- a CDS encoding arylsulfatase, which gives rise to MDLITMRETIAAAARISLFVVTTVVGLGWGTPNAQAAERPNIIIMMVDDLGFSDFGCYGSEIETPNIDRLAKDGLRFRNFYNTGKCHSSRVSLLTGLYCDQAGSESLKRGVTIAEVLGDAGYTTAMVGKWHLSKQPTDFGFQKYFGHLSGATNFFEGDKSFRLNGEKWDDFDDDFYTTDANVKWAKTFLSESLAENPDKPFFLYVAHNAPHYPLHAREEDFRKYENRYGEGWDKLRATRYERQLEMGLIPKQWELSPRPELVPEWDTLTDDQKDWERRRMAAYAGMVDRVDQTTGQLVAFLKEQGIFDNTLILICSDNGACPFERTRGQEYEPWDPRSYWCYDTGWSHVGNTPFRLHKQNQHEGGISSPLIAHWPTGLKTKPGAITDQPAHLIDFMATCVDLGKTEYPSSWPKRKLEPLQGLSLTPILAGETRQPHEFLYFHFANNRAIRQGKWKVVTHRASQWELYDTEKDGTELNDLADEYPQRVKELSQLWHKTAVETDHLSGKLIRPVSGKAPPLLRKGGAPAKD
- a CDS encoding DUF1559 domain-containing protein — protein: MERKPQTQRGFTLVELLVVIAIIGVLIALLLPAVQQAREAARRMQCTNQLKQIGLALHNYHDTHLVLPPATLNPSCQGCDASPYPATLKDNIRNITGHLLILPFLEQGAMHDQLDFRFPMGLCSAADGDTPPDATDAANNMAVLQGARIDLFACPSDPYDNLGTATTDWYHNENYARTSYGFIASDWNDYSTGLYWQGSSNSSSMRPAFGDNGAAKFRDITDGLSSSILMCETPMEKQSASYGPFWGAYTHTFWLQMSRGINTAHSPPDPRPYAWTPGSNHPGGCNAIFGDGSVHFLSETTNLDTLRYLTRIGDGEILGEY